In the Candidatus Deferrimicrobium sp. genome, CCTCCTCAACGAAAACGACCCTGATCGTGCTTTCCTCGATCTACAACCACGTTGTCGAGGATGGGATTATTACCTCGAATCCCGCTTCCCGGATCGGCAAATTTCTGAAAGTCCCGAGTCGGAGAGGAAAGGCGGAATTCCTCACCCCCGAGGAATGCAACGCGCTACTGGAAGCGGCCAGGATGCACACGCCGAGATACTACCCCCTGTTCCTGGCGGCCATCCGCACCGGGATGCGGCAGGGGGAATTGATCGGCCTGAAATGGGAGGACGTGGATTCGCGCGGCGGATTCATCGAGGTACGGCGGACGAACTACATGGGGTACATTTCGAGCCCCAAGAACGGACGGACCCGCCGGGTGGACATGTCGGACGGCCTACGGGACGCTCTCACTTATCACAAGAAAATGCTGGCGGCGGAGGCCCTATCCTTGGGACGTCCGATGTCGGAATGGATCTTCCCGTCGGAAGATGGTTCCCACCTATGGGCAACCAACCTGAGAAAACGATTCGACAAGTGCTTGACCAAGGCCGGACTCCGGCATGTGCCTTTCCATGCCCTCCGGCACTCCTACGCATCGGCCCTTCTCGGGATGGGGGAATCCCCCGCCTACGTCCAGGCACAACTCGGACATGCCTCGATCTCGATGACGGTGGATACATACGGGCACCTGATCCCGGGGACGAACCGACAGGCGGTCAACCGGCTTGACGATCTCCTGTGGAATTCCCGGAAAACCGCACCCCAGGCGCACCCTGTTGAAGGAGCATCGGCGTAACCCTTCGGTAACCGAAGCGAATCACCCCTCGGGCATCTTTTCAACCAGCAGGAAATCGACCTCGCCCCGGTCGGGGTCGGCGCGACGCATTCGCACGCGCACCCGGTCGCCAAGCCCGATCCGGCGTTTTCGATATTGCCCGACCCACTCCATCCGATCCGGCGAAAATCGGTATTCATCGTCCCGCAGCGTCGAGACGTGAACCATCCCGTCGATCATCCAGCCTTCAAGCTCAACGAAGAATCCCGAGGTGACGAGGGAAGAGACGGTCCCCTCGAAGGTGCGACCTACCTGCCCCGCCATGAACAGCGCCTTCGCCCGCTGTTCGAGCGCCCGCTCCGCCTCCGTCGCCAACCGCTCCCTCCCGGAAAGATGGTTTCCGATCTCCGGTCCCTTCTCACGAAGAGCCCGAAGGGAGTCGGCCGATCCCCGATCCCCGAGCGCCGCCTTGAGCACCCGGTGGACAAGGAGGTCCGGGT is a window encoding:
- a CDS encoding site-specific integrase; the protein is MGVIVSEKVKGSGVWWVFVNHKGKRASKRVGTKEAAKTAAVKVEKEIALERFGIGSPGEIIIPLFKIYAEKWYRTHVEHNLKPASKRSYRDILDRHLLPTFGEKSLSDISRAEVKEFAYTLLGKGMGPSSTKTTLIVLSSIYNHVVEDGIITSNPASRIGKFLKVPSRRGKAEFLTPEECNALLEAARMHTPRYYPLFLAAIRTGMRQGELIGLKWEDVDSRGGFIEVRRTNYMGYISSPKNGRTRRVDMSDGLRDALTYHKKMLAAEALSLGRPMSEWIFPSEDGSHLWATNLRKRFDKCLTKAGLRHVPFHALRHSYASALLGMGESPAYVQAQLGHASISMTVDTYGHLIPGTNRQAVNRLDDLLWNSRKTAPQAHPVEGASA